In a genomic window of Demequina muriae:
- a CDS encoding FABP family protein translates to MTFVIPDDLAPEAYPLAWLVGRWSGHGEVDYPGIPRAEIVQDVVFDHDGGPYLTYSSTVRLRGTDEQPGQVWSVESGFWRVAPQAPEGVPLEDFQHPLEVVLSDASGLLTCYMGAVGNGRIDLASRFAAATESGPEVRGATRMYGNVAGELMWAWDLAAFGQELQSYMSARLTRVEDAAAVDEPDAPDAPGS, encoded by the coding sequence GTGACGTTCGTCATCCCGGACGACCTCGCCCCCGAGGCCTACCCGCTGGCGTGGCTCGTGGGCCGCTGGTCGGGTCACGGCGAGGTGGACTACCCCGGCATCCCCCGTGCAGAGATCGTGCAGGACGTGGTCTTCGATCACGACGGCGGGCCGTACCTCACGTACTCCTCGACCGTGCGGCTGCGCGGCACCGACGAGCAGCCCGGTCAGGTGTGGTCCGTGGAATCCGGGTTCTGGCGCGTCGCCCCCCAGGCGCCTGAAGGCGTCCCTCTCGAGGATTTCCAGCACCCGCTCGAAGTGGTGCTCTCCGACGCCTCCGGACTGCTCACGTGCTACATGGGCGCCGTGGGCAACGGCCGCATCGACCTGGCCTCCCGGTTCGCTGCCGCGACCGAGTCCGGCCCCGAGGTGCGCGGCGCGACCCGCATGTACGGCAACGTCGCGGGCGAGCTGATGTGGGCGTGGGACCTCGCCGCCTTCGGCCAGGAACTCCAGTCGTACATGTCCGCACGCCTGACCCGCGTCGAGGACGCGGCTGCGGTGGACGAGCCCGACGCGCCTGACGCGCCCGGCTCCTGA
- a CDS encoding DUF4395 domain-containing protein, with product MSQDIRIDPRGYRFGAAVTLAVALVALILGAGVAGTVVIGVLALMFLPGATVGPQATVQAWLFKRLLRPRIGPPTETESFRPPRFAQQMGLAMAAAAFVFGLLDIAAGFYLFTGLVTVASFLNAVFGFCLGCEIYLLLKRTTTRAA from the coding sequence ATGTCACAGGACATTCGGATCGACCCGCGGGGCTACCGGTTCGGCGCCGCGGTCACGCTCGCCGTGGCCCTCGTCGCGCTCATCCTCGGCGCGGGCGTCGCCGGCACCGTCGTGATCGGCGTGCTCGCCCTCATGTTCCTTCCCGGGGCGACCGTGGGCCCACAGGCCACCGTGCAGGCGTGGCTCTTCAAGCGCCTGCTCCGCCCGCGCATCGGCCCCCCGACCGAGACCGAGTCGTTCCGCCCTCCCCGCTTCGCGCAGCAGATGGGCCTCGCCATGGCGGCGGCGGCGTTCGTGTTCGGACTGCTCGACATCGCGGCGGGCTTCTACCTGTTCACCGGGCTGGTCACGGTGGCCTCGTTCCTCAACGCGGTGTTCGGCTTCTGCCTGGGGTGCGAGATCTATCTGCTGCTGAAGCGCACGACCACGCGAGCTGCGTGA